Genomic DNA from Perca flavescens isolate YP-PL-M2 chromosome 14, PFLA_1.0, whole genome shotgun sequence:
TGAACCGTCGGAGGAActggaaacaaagaaaaaggcaAAGTGAGATCATATTTGAAGGGTTTTCATTTctaattaaaaaacacaaaaagtaaaTGTTATACTAACACTAGAAACCTGAAACACTGCTGTGACACCGCCTACATTTTGTAACTTTGcgccttttttcaaaacaaattttCTGTCTGTCAGGGGGCATTTGAGCGGTGTCCGTTGGTGACTCTTCCTTATTAGGAACTTTTCTAATATGAACCGttctttgttgaactttaatgCTTTACAAACACCAGCGCAGGTAAGCGCTGTGACTACTCTACTGAAATGATTTTGGAGAAGGAAATTAGATGGTTAAATACATGTTGACTGACatgacaacattgtattcatACACTGAACACAATTATGAATgtaacacttttgtttttgcccccatttttcatgagctgaactcaataATCTAAGACTGTTTTCTATGTACTCaaaaggcctatttctctcaaatattggtcaccaatctgtctaaatctgtgttagtgagcacttctcctttgccgagataatccatccacctcacaggtgtggcatatcaagatgctgattagacagcaggatcattgcacaggtgtgccttaggctggacacaataaaaggccactctaaaatgtgcagttttactgtattgtgAGCCATCGATGGCGTCTGGCACTTTGGAGAGGTGCTCTCTCTTCACAGATGAAccttaacccttgttttgtcagtTGTCTAAAACAACAAACGTTTTTGTGTAAATACAAATCATTTCAAGACCAGTTAGTTACAAGTTTCATATTTTGATAACCTGCAGTCCTTCCAATACTAAAGCTACTTCTATTATCTCTAGAGTAAATTAATACATACTGGCTTGTTCTAGCTGTTTTTGTCCATAATTGATGAACTTCCCCAACCAATCGATGCACTCGTTCTCCAGGTAGCCCTTGGTGTATTCTTTTAGGACCTGGACTTCGTCCCACTTTCTCTTGGTCTGGACTGCCGCGTCAGTTGGGGCGACCCAGACGCTGTTGTCGTCGTCGAATGACAGGAAGTCGTTTCCGTCGTAGCTGTACATGTCCACACCGCGTCGGAACTTCATCACTCCGTCCCGGATATTGGCTTCACAGCCGTGCATCCACTGGAGAATATGGGTGTCTGAAAGCAAAGTGAAGCGCAGGACAGTGAAACATGCCTACATAGACATTGAGGTGGGTTTCTAGGTTTCCTGGTTAAACATTAAAGAATTTAACACCAGACTGAAAGGTTGTTTGCccggtggcaagtgtctttGTTCCTTttggcagcattaatgtagagcccagTAGTTTCTGTGATACCAGAATCATGAAattgagaattaaaaaaaaaaagttatatgaCAGATTCTATCAGGCCCAACATTaaagctacatttacattgctacgttttggtttaaaaacaaatatatttttgctaagttcccccctctcattccccctgctctgatgtttcccctccccctctcattcctccatCAGATTCTCGTGAAAGCAAAATTGTTTCTTAGTTAACAAATGATTAAAATGCAAAGAAGcaaaaattacaattaaaacTGGGTGATTTTACGCAGACTAACAGGAAGACCATTTTCTGGCCCAATAACAGAACAGCTTTATTGTTGCTGGAGATTTATTATAGCCGGTGATATCACCGTCAGTATAAAGTGTTTCCCAGACGAGTCTTACCCGTGTCATTCTGTCTCATTCGTTCCTTCAGGATGTTGATGTTGACTTTGAACCACTGCTGCTTGCTCTGGCGGGACTGGGTGCCTTTGTCCCAGTAATCCGCAGGCAGTCTCTCTTTCATCCAGTCCTGTTTGGGAACTTTCTTCTGGTTGTCGCTGTCAAAGTAGTCGATCATCCTGCCGTTGAGCAGACCCATGGCTGTGAACTCGTGGATGCCCGGTAGGTTGACAGGTTTGGAGAAGGCCGTGTAGATGTAAGTGAGGGAATGAATCTCTGAGAGTCACACAggtagaaagacagacagatatgtATTAGACGAGGAAGATAAGCACCAGTAGATTTaagggccatccacacggaaacgttttttGTGCGCAAACGCACGTTTTGAATCGTtttgggccgaccgtccaaAAGAATCCTGAAAAcccacttttttgaaacctggtctcagggtgaaaaaattcgaaaacggctctcgtttggACGACGAATACGTCGATGATGTtatcgccacacccctcgacctctTACCCGCACTAGTGCTAGTGCACTCCGGTCACACACGgctgcggtgaagctaagcaAGCATAtcccatctccgtggtcaaaccagctcacttcatctaaatagtttggtctctgctccctgacactTCCCTCTGCCCTGCCGGTCCTGGATTCTACACacgatatattgctaacgtcatgtagccaacgttaaacatcgctaaagtagctgatcGCTACAGCAGAgacgtagctaacgttagctgctatggttgtttataaagtggaagtagacaacttATCAACTAGATAGCTAATCggtctgcttatcaactccttgaacggattacagtaacttttaccacatcttattgtagaaaggctacc
This window encodes:
- the LOC114568762 gene encoding H-2 class I histocompatibility antigen, Q10 alpha chain-like isoform X2, coding for MYFFAVFVLLGTGLAVNGEIHSLTYIYTAFSKPVNLPGIHEFTAMGLLNGRMIDYFDSDNQKKVPKQDWMKERLPADYWDKGTQSRQSKQQWFKVNINILKERMRQNDTDTHILQWMHGCEANIRDGVMKFRRGVDMYSYDGNDFLSFDDDNSVWVAPTDAAVQTKRKWDEVQVLKEYTKGYLENECIDWLGKFINYGQKQLEQAIPPTVHLFTRNTKVEANLLLTCLATGFLPKEITLRMKRNGRILTPADGVVSSGVRPNGDETFQRKDSVEILRSDLSVYTCEVIHQASKLHVEKEWDHKLHPGNDSGPIVGGAIGGLLLVIVLGVGVVLFVLYKKGKLGACGMRGSKGNYFIPLKVL
- the LOC114568762 gene encoding H-2 class I histocompatibility antigen, Q10 alpha chain-like isoform X1, whose product is MSQPKAWIFLFLPFMWLNLEPTGGEIHSLTYIYTAFSKPVNLPGIHEFTAMGLLNGRMIDYFDSDNQKKVPKQDWMKERLPADYWDKGTQSRQSKQQWFKVNINILKERMRQNDTDTHILQWMHGCEANIRDGVMKFRRGVDMYSYDGNDFLSFDDDNSVWVAPTDAAVQTKRKWDEVQVLKEYTKGYLENECIDWLGKFINYGQKQLEQAIPPTVHLFTRNTKVEANLLLTCLATGFLPKEITLRMKRNGRILTPADGVVSSGVRPNGDETFQRKDSVEILRSDLSVYTCEVIHQASKLHVEKEWDHKLHPGNDSGPIVGGAIGGLLLVIVLGVGVVLFVLYKKGKLGACGMRGSKGNYFIPLKVL